The Roseomonas marmotae genome segment CAGGTCTTCACCGCCGAGGAAGCCCTGTTCCGCGAGCGACTGCAGGATCAGGCCACAGCCGGCGGCACCGTCTCCGCCTCCCACAACCTGCCCAGCGCCAACCCGAACGCGCAGTCCTTCGGCACCTATAATTTCGAGGCCGTGAATGTGCGGCAATGGACCCCGGACCAGATGGAGCCGGGCGGCAATTTCCACCGCACCTTTATTCACGAAGTGGGCCATGGCCTGGGCCTGAAGCACCCGCATGACGGCGGCAGCGGCGAATTCGCAGGCAATTATTTCCCTGGCATCGATTCCACCATGACCTCGGCGGAGCGGCAGCGCAGCCTGGGCGTGCTCGAGCTGAACCACATGCTCGGTTCGGTCATGTCCTATATCCATGGCTACGAGTTCGACGAGCAGGGGCATGTGCAGCTGGTGCCGACGCGCCAGCGCCCGGTGGCCGATGACTTCTTCCTCGACCATGGTTTCGCGGCCACACCAATGGCCTACGACATCGCCGCCGTTCAGTATCTCTACGGCGCCAACATGAACTATCGCACGGGGGATAACGTCTACATCCTGCCGGATTCGAACGACCCGCATCCCTTCGTGCGCGGCGAGCCGAATGAAGCTGGCGTGCCGGAATCGATCATCTACCAGCCCGACGTGGCCTACTGGGAATGTATCTGGGACGCGGGCGGCATCGACGAGATCCGCTATGACGTGATGGATGCCAATGGCAATGCCGTCGCAGGCACCCGCAATGTCATCATCGACCTCACTCCCGCTACGCTCGACATGAGCGAGACGGGCTATGGCGTGCTGAGCTACGCCGCCTTCATCGGCGGTGGATATACCATAGCCAATGGCGTGGTGATCGAGAATGCCACAGGCGGCGACGGAAACGACACGCTGAAGGGTAACTTCGCTGACAACGTTATCCTCGGCCGGGGCGGCGATGACACGATCACCGCGACCGGAGGCCTGGACACGGTGGATGGCGGCGCGGGCTTCGACCGGCTCGTCTTCTCCGGCTTCGGCCGGGGCGATGTGACGATCTCGCTGGGGCTTTCCGAAGGCCGTTCCAGTATCGGCTGGAGCGCGGCGGACGTGACCACCTTCACCGGGATCGAGCGTGCCGAACTGGTGGATGCGCGTGTTGAATACACCGCCTCCAGCGATGCCGCGCTGGTGGACCGCCTGTACACGGCTCTGCTGGGCCGCGAGGGCGATGGCCTCGGCGCCGCGCGCTGGACGGCGATGGTGGAGCAAGGGATGTCCAGGGCCGTGCTGGCAGAGGCATTCCTGAATTCGGCAGAAGGCTCGGCGGTTCTGGGGGGCCTGGACGATGCCAGCTTCGTGCGGAAGATCTATTCCTCCGCCCTGGGCCGCGAGGCAGGCGATGAGGAAGTCGCCGGCCGCGTGCAGTCGCTCGCCGCGGGTACTACGCGGGGTGAGCTGGTGGCCGATGTGGCGGGCTCGGCCGAAGCGCACTCGGCCGATATCGGCGGCGCCATGGCTGGCCTGATGGTCGCGAACTACAATGTCCTGTTGGCTGAGCATGGCTATCGGGCGGCCCTGGGCCGTTCCGGGGAAGCCGCCGGGCTGCAGTTCCATGCGCAGAACCTCGGCAATGGCCTCTTCACAGAGCGGTCCTATGCCGATGCCTTCGTGAATTCTGATGAGTTCACGCAGCTCTACGGCAGCCAGAGCAACAGCGACTTCATCCTGAGCCTCTATGGCAATGCCTTCGGCCGCGATGCCGATGCCGACGGCGCGGTCTTCTGGAACAGCTTCCTGGAGAGCGGCGGCAGTCGTGGCCAGGTGGTGCAGGGCTTCCTGGACGCGCAGGAGTCGCAGGATCTTCTTGGCCAGCTCGCCGATAATGGCCTGTCGCTGCGCCAGGATCTTGTCCTGGCCTGAAGGTTCAGGCCCGGCGCAGCAATGCGCCGGGCCTTCCTGCCGGGCAGGCATGGCCTGAAGCCAGGCGGCCTGGATTCCGCTGACTCCTGGTCAGGGCGCCGGACCGGCCGCGGTCAGCGTGGCCTATAGCTGGTGGTGTAAGCTGGCGCCGTGGCTGGATCGCACCGGGTCACGGTAGGTGCCTAGCGCTGCAATCTGCCTGCCGCGGCGGCGCTCAATGGTGTCGTCGATGCCCAGGACGACTGGCCCGCCGGGTGCGAAAGCCGCAATCAGATGTGTCAGCAGAACACGCGATGCAGCCCGGGGGGCTCCAGGCCACCTGGTTGAGCACCCGATGATAGTTTACGAAGCGCCGCTCCCGCACGAGCCCGCTGCAACAGGCTGGTCACCGTATGTTTGCCGGGCGCCAGGATGGCCCCAATCAGCAGCACCTCAGTATGCCGCCAACTGCGCTGGCAAAACAGCGGCGCAAAGCTCAGGATCACCGCGGCGAAGCAGGATGGAAGGTGAGGCATGGCGGCGTCTCCTGGCGGGGATACGCCAGCCTGGCCAGTCACCCGCCTCGCCGCCTTCGCCCGCCTCAGATGGCCAAAGTCGAGCTTAAGGCAACCAATGGCGGTATGTGAGTATCCAACAAGGGCACGCGGCGGATGGTCCTGACAGCGGAACACCAGGGCGCCCTTGCGGGAACCCTGGCGCCTTACGCGGTGTGTGGCGTGCCCGGGTCAGCGAGACGCCATCGCCGAGGCCGTGGCGGGAAGGTAGGCCACGCCGCCTTCCGAGCCG includes the following:
- a CDS encoding DUF4214 domain-containing protein, whose amino-acid sequence is MALTAISPESGNQFVDAFINNGRHYVNAPNDDGTPNTSPFVIDYYFDKLPGPTNPTTGAGTPYDWRPFEMQAWQKAVQGWANVANVTFNQVFTAEEALFRERLQDQATAGGTVSASHNLPSANPNAQSFGTYNFEAVNVRQWTPDQMEPGGNFHRTFIHEVGHGLGLKHPHDGGSGEFAGNYFPGIDSTMTSAERQRSLGVLELNHMLGSVMSYIHGYEFDEQGHVQLVPTRQRPVADDFFLDHGFAATPMAYDIAAVQYLYGANMNYRTGDNVYILPDSNDPHPFVRGEPNEAGVPESIIYQPDVAYWECIWDAGGIDEIRYDVMDANGNAVAGTRNVIIDLTPATLDMSETGYGVLSYAAFIGGGYTIANGVVIENATGGDGNDTLKGNFADNVILGRGGDDTITATGGLDTVDGGAGFDRLVFSGFGRGDVTISLGLSEGRSSIGWSAADVTTFTGIERAELVDARVEYTASSDAALVDRLYTALLGREGDGLGAARWTAMVEQGMSRAVLAEAFLNSAEGSAVLGGLDDASFVRKIYSSALGREAGDEEVAGRVQSLAAGTTRGELVADVAGSAEAHSADIGGAMAGLMVANYNVLLAEHGYRAALGRSGEAAGLQFHAQNLGNGLFTERSYADAFVNSDEFTQLYGSQSNSDFILSLYGNAFGRDADADGAVFWNSFLESGGSRGQVVQGFLDAQESQDLLGQLADNGLSLRQDLVLA